Within the Bombus vancouverensis nearcticus chromosome 10, iyBomVanc1_principal, whole genome shotgun sequence genome, the region ataaatgtactctgttttttcattttctccttcgtatatattaaatttttaaatataataattaactaataatgtttatattaataattaattaataatgtttGCAGTTTAAAAATCACCACAGTTTACTTATAGACGTTTATTTTTAGTTctcaaaataataagaaaaggAAGATTTATTGACATGAATATGTACAATCAACTAAAAGCTTCATtggatatattatgtatattgtaCTTTTCATAAACTGATGtgtaaatttaaagaaaataagaaatttttgcttatatatatatatatataagatatatcaCTATATTGATCATCctctaaaatttcattaatgttAGGATAGTGGGGTATACATGATAAACAAAGAACAAACAACTCTTTTTCGAAACCGTTGAAAAAATaacatttcaataaaatattatgttacacTGTACATATTTTTCTACAGATATTAATATTCAGCTAGGCACCAGCCTGGCGTATCTTTTGATAACTATTCACAACCGAATGAGGAGACAAGTTAGAagcttaattaataaaaatcaaatattcaTTCGAATATCACTATATAATACATGTCCTACGTTACTTAATTCTTGATGTACAGCTTGTAACGATAAGATTGTATAGAATTGATTTTATAGAATTAGATCACTCCTTTTAAGAGAATCATGGTCTCCcaatttattgtatttaaaaaaataacaaagaatAAAGATGTTCAGATACTTTTCCATCTTTCTTCTTTAAAAAGTTGTCTCATTACATTATTTAATGCGTATATTACTACTACCTTGCAGCTGGcattttttcaagaaaatcttGTTCAATCACTGCTTCCAGTTGTGTAACATTCAACGGTGCCTGTGTATCACTCGATCTGCGACTCAGTGTCGTAAAAAAATAATGCAGATCTTGCAATGAACGAATGTTATTCGACGTTAGAAGTAGTTCACCGGGTACAGCTTTCACAGTGTTTGCTTCCTGTTTATACTGGAATAAAGCAGATATTTCACATAGAATCATGAATGATTTTCGAACAATGCAAGAAACACCTGTTCAATAATTTGTTCTGTTATTTATAACTGTAAAATAAGAAGTATAATATAATGCCagcatatatattatacatatttttataaatatatcctaatcttatcttttatttcttcttgcttcatagaaatggaaatggaaacctCTAAATTAAACTTGGATTAAAagtacaaataaatattacctATGAAATTGTTAAAAAGTAATTTACTAGTATGTAGTTTATAATATCAAACATAATGTAAGCACTGAACTATTGAAATAGAGAGTGATTGGCATagttacaaaaataaaatacatatatctatatataatttGCATGATACTAAAATAAGTATTTCATCAGAATTGATGAAAGCAGACCAAAGTAGTGTGTGCATTCTATTTAGTTAAACCatacttttaaaatattaagatataaaaataataaaaaaagtcaGAGAATACTAATAATAACTAAATAAAAGCAGATTCATAAATACTTAGATAAGACAAATTTTGtttagtataaataaaattaggaaattataaatatataatattaaatatataatattttctttagtAACAATTAAAATAGATTTTATAATTAAGAGAAATATGTGAGTGAAGTTACATACAGTGTTCATTAAGTACATTTGTAATAAAAGACTGTACTCAGTTTACTGTCAATCAGTTTGAAAGTGACCATGGCAGTGACTGGATTAAGAACAGTTacttgtttcattttttattttatagtagTGATAAATGCCCGTAAGTGTTATACACAATCACGTAagtgttttttaaatatttaaattaaatagatACATGTccaaaaaattttgtttaattgatCAATGTGATGAACTTCAttgatttataaattattgttataataaCATACAAAATCTTTAAAAAAGTTCTATTTAAATGTATCTTTTACTTATATTTTGGTAGTTTATATATACTACTATAATTTAAGACtggttttttaatttattactcTATCTAAAATATAAAGAATCATTCTTTTGATaagttaaacattttttaatacaatatttattttgaattaCATAAATAAACGGGGAAAAATGACGATATGCTTAATGGTCCATTATATTTTTTCCGCTTTCAATAGACTTCGTTAAAGTTAATTGACTgcaattaatagaaattaaatgATATAAATCACACAGTAAGCTTACTTGAATAATATTTTACTATGAAAACCGAATTAaactttttatagtatttattTGCAATGTATTATAATTACACTGTATTTTGTAGAATATACGGATGATTCTGATTATAAAGATTTAgaattttacgaaaatatgCCAGCCAATTACATTGGAAACTTTGACAAAGATCATCTGGATATGGTTCAGGATGACTTTTACATTTTGAGCAATTTCGAAGACgcaaatatacaaaacaacGTTTACCCCCACAAAAATGATCTTCAGATTCCGTTTGAAAATAGTGGCGATTCTCTCAAAAAAAGATCATCAGTCGCACAGTTGGAGTGGTATAAGCCAGAGAAAGTGTATCGATACACGAAACATCGCATTCCTGGATACGACTATGAAGAACTCGATTATATGATCACTAAAAATTTTCAACAATGTGATGAAAGGTCCGTTTGGACCCATTGCCTTTGTCAATTTACTTGTACCGAACCGGATATGGTAGATTGTTACACGCCATGTAAAAGTGGATGCGAATGTAAGGAAGAATACGTATTTGACGAAAGAACGCAACAATGTCTATTACCGGAACAGTGTCTTCCAAAGGAAGACAATTTTTATATCACATAATTTGtgttaaaatacaaaaaaaaatgtaatgcTTTGCTGTACCTTCAATACACTTTATGTGACACAGTGGAATACTGAATATATACTAATTTGAATAAAGTGATGGAAAGGTTTATAAAATCGAACATAAATTGTTTTTTAAACATACCTTACTGTCCATCAGTTTTGCTATTCTCGTAATGTGTGGTACAAAATCAGAAGATAGATTATTGTTTTCCATGGATCCTACCGCTGAATCCCCTACAAATGCCCATCTATACCTGtacaaaatttccaattttatgtaatttccTTTATAAGAATTATTCTTATAAATATTGTTTGTACTTTTAACTTACATTTGAAATTGAGGAAGCCTGTGTGCAGGTAAAAGCAGTGCTAAATCTAATAATTTAGCAGCTGCAAGTTGCAATTGCAACCAATGGGGATGGCCATGTGCTTGAAGTCCATTACTAGCATTCACAGCCCAAGATGAATCCAAAGCTGAGAGTAGTTTTATATGTGAactgtataaaaattaaaaatataatatcttataaaagattaatttaattaataaactttcaattaattttctttactAGTTCTAGCATATTGCAATCAGAAGCagaaaaacaaaacaaacacATTTCCCATTGATTATCAACTATCTCCCAATACTACGAAATGTTTCTTGAAGAACTGTAATATTATCTTTTAacgattttatgaaaatattacacTTCTTCCAATAGGgacgaaatatctaaaatatagaTATGTTTAGAAATTACATTTCGTTTCGTATACGTTAATATGCAAGAAGCATTCAAAATTACCTGCCATGACGACTGATGTCCCAACACCAATCAATTTACGGAGGCATCATAAATTCCACCAAATCACGGATACCGAAACAGAGTCAAAAACAATATGACATTAGAGGTATTATTAATGTTAGTAAGGAATAGAACCAAACAGTTTAAGTAGGACATAGTATTATATTACGCTTAGCGCAAGATTATCAGACTACATAAAATTCTCaggatttaaatttaatttaaaaagaaattgaatacgattttaatatcaaataaataacaattgataatatatatatatatttatatatatcttaaatgtattaataaaatgaattccgaataaaatattattatatgtacatatttttccTCCTTTTGATAATTCTTGAACAAAATCCATTGAAGTATCATGCACTGAAAGCACCAAAGTCCCAAAAGCAAAATAACTCCCataattaaaaacataaaatgttattttaccTGAATTCTTCACTATCTGTGTTCAGTTCTTGTTCAATGTATAGGAAAACTTGAACAAGTTCGCTGACTATTACCGGCCATAAGGAAGTTGCGTGTTGTGGAGACATTCTAAGAAGTAGCACCCGGAAACAAAGAAACACTTGTGCTTGAATAGATGGAATTACTTGTGGTAGTCGCAAACTGTCCGCAAGTCGTTCTggtaataaataacaataataaataataataataaagtcaatattatatgaaatttattaacGTTTCAGAGGTAACTCACCTTGAATTTCAGGCATGTATTTGTGATATTGATCCATTTCGCTGCATAGTATCACATATGCTAACCTTTTTAAAAGTTGGGCTTTCTGCTCATATTCTTGCTCTTTCGAAGAGAATATACTGATACTGCTACTTTGAGCCATTGAAACGCGATCTACAACgaagtaaatttatttaaaataaacgcGTTAATAATCTATTTATTTGTCATTCTGTTCAGAAAGATAACTACTCATTAAATCTCGGAATGTTGTATTGTCATGTGTCATTAAATTATCTATGATAGTCCTCCAATATGGTAAACATGCTGGTGTCATTTGGAAGAAAGCAGAATCTAGCAGAAGATCCAGCACATCTTTGCGCCATGCTTTCCTTGTATATTGGTAACCTGATAAGGAGCTCAGTAATTGAGAACAAGCCGTAAACGAGGCAATATTCTTTGTCCTAAAAGTTTAGTAATTAGTAGAACACAATATGTCCAAAAACGATATTAATCAATTAGATAGGATAGAATCTTACGAATGATTTTTAAGATATGGCGTAATATTATACATGAGATTGGTTAACAGCGTCACTACACGTTCTTTTTCTTGGGAACCATAACTAACATCCAACAAGGGTGCTACTATTTCTGCTAATACTGCTTGAGCTTGGATACTATATGCTGCATTAGGTGGTGTGCCGGGTGTTACTGCAAAAAACATTTTTGTTAGTTTCTCTGTCAAGTCAGGATTAGAATGCTGAGGCATATTGCTCTAACATggaaaaaataacaaacaaacAATAAGGATTACGGTTActaatataaaatggaaaataaagtTTTTCTAAAAGAAAAGCATATTACGCACCAGCACCACTTTTGCCTTCTTTACCTTCCGATGATCCTTCAGCAACTTCAAATGCGTCTTCCCTTACTGCTAAATTTCTTCTTAACCAGGTTGTTTGTTCTAAACATGCTCCAGCTATTTGCGAACATGACTCAACCAACTAAAATATGGTTAAATCAAAAATGTagagataaaaatttgttaattaaaagaaaatctgAAGAAAGTACCTTTGCAGACACATCTTGCAGATCTCTAATATCCTTCTTTTCTTGCATAGGGGGACATTTCTGTACATATTCATTTAAGATCGCCAATAATAGAAATTGAGCAGGCGCCGTTAAAGATAGGCCGTCTTTGAGTAGACCAAGTAAAGATGCCCAAGATTCAATTAGAGATTGAGACGTATTACTTTGCATATAAACATAGAGCAGTTCCAATACAGAAACTTCTAACGAAAAATCTTGCTTCACACCATGAATCGGTGGTTGATTCTTTACAACTTGATGAACAGTCTGAACCAAAGTATCAATAGGCATCACACGGATTGCGCTTACTAAATCAACCATAACTTGTTGATTTGAACAAGCTTCTGGAAGCACCTAATTAAGTAAATAAAGagacatatgtatattatacatgttatatgatatgaaaAGTTATATAAGCCTGGTAATATAATTACCTTCTTAGAACCAGAAGGCTGCCGCCTCTCGTGCCAGGCAACAGCAATGGCGGCCAAAAAGTTTACACCATGATGAAAAGATATGGGAGACAAGAGTTCTAGTAGTTGATGCTTCACTATTCTTGGACTTCCTACTACGCAACTGGCTTGATCACTATATTTTGGTTTAAAAAAGATTcattagtataatatatacttttagacacttcaaataaaaagaaaaaaagaaacaaaaaaaagttaAGAATAAGACAAACTTGTCCTTGGTTGCTAACACTGCTTGCCAAAGAGTGGAGAGAGATGCAATTATTCTTGGCAGGTGACTTAAAGCAGTTCTTCGAGCATGCTGCTGTAATTCACTAACTCCATTTTTATCTTTTGATGTAGTAAGCTCctataaaacagaaatatatacatacatacatatattttttattataatatttttgaaaacgtATATTCTTTATAATCTTACTGGAGAAAGTGGGCTCGGCATAAACACGTGAATAAGATTATTGAATATTTGGCTTGGATTTGCTCCAGGTATTCCCGTCTGAATAGTGCCACTCAAAGGCTGATTAAATGAAAAGCCTATTTGTTGCGATGTATCCAATAAACAATAATGAAGTAAAAACGTTAAAGCTTCTAGATGTGTCACTGTATAATCCGCAGGAAGACAACACTCCAGTGTGCTTATATCTTGTAACTTTGTCGCCGTTGTTGTTTCTTCGCTGATATAATACGACGCTAAGTTTTCGATATTGCAACATAATTGGTGGATAACTGACGTAACTATAGATGTTAACGAAGATCCCATGAAGGGAAGACTGGAAGTAACGAGAGTTGTCCAGTGTTGGTGTAAATGTCTCATGTGTTCCTATAAAAAGAattagattttatagaaaaaataaatgaagaaaaccattgaaataatattttgtaagtgtgaGAGTATTGAAAGTACATATTTACCAATTGTAAAGCACTTAATATGCTAGCAAGGAACATTGGTTGTTGTGGAATTGATGTACCAACTAAATACTTTAAGCTACTTCCCATAATGTTAGGAACAGTCTTTGTTGGAGTACTCGGTGTTGGTGTAGTTGGTGGGCATATTTCTTCACCTTTCTGATTACCACATTGATGTTCTAACATGATTAAAGCTAATAATAACCTTcaattacaaaaaatatttattaatataacgcGAAACGTACGATtccttatatttttaaatatgtacCTTAATAGTTGTATTTGAAAAGCCTCTGTATGATCGCTTGCTCTGTATTTGCATTTACTTGTATCATTGTCTATGACTGGATCATTGAATGAAATGATTTC harbors:
- the LOC117157834 gene encoding uncharacterized protein LOC117157834 isoform X2; the protein is MAVTGLRTVTCFIFYFIVVINAQYTDDSDYKDLEFYENMPANYIGNFDKDHLDMVQDDFYILSNFEDANIQNNVYPHKNDLQIPFENSGDSLKKRSSVAQLEWYKPEKVYRYTKHRIPGYDYEELDYMITKNFQQCDERSVWTHCLCQFTCTEPDMVDCYTPCKSGCECKEEYVFDERTQQCLLPEQCLPKEDNFYIT
- the LOC117157834 gene encoding uncharacterized protein LOC117157834 isoform X1 — protein: MAVTGLRTVTCFIFYFIVVINARKCYTQSQYTDDSDYKDLEFYENMPANYIGNFDKDHLDMVQDDFYILSNFEDANIQNNVYPHKNDLQIPFENSGDSLKKRSSVAQLEWYKPEKVYRYTKHRIPGYDYEELDYMITKNFQQCDERSVWTHCLCQFTCTEPDMVDCYTPCKSGCECKEEYVFDERTQQCLLPEQCLPKEDNFYIT